From Athene noctua chromosome 19, bAthNoc1.hap1.1, whole genome shotgun sequence, one genomic window encodes:
- the SRSF1 gene encoding serine/arginine-rich splicing factor 1, which translates to MSGGGVIRGPAGNNDCRIYVGNLPPDIRTKDIEDVFYKYGAIRDIDLKNRRGGPPFAFVEFEDPRDAEDAVYGRDGYDYDGYRLRVEFPRSGRGTGRGGGGGGGGGAPRGRYGPPSRRSEYRVIVSGLPPSGSWQDLKDHMREAGDVCYADVFRDGTGVVEFVRKEDMTYAVRKLDNTKFRSHEGETAYIRVKVDGPRSPSYGRSRSRSRSRSRSRSRSNSRSRSYSPRRSRGSPRYSPRHSRSRSHISEEMD; encoded by the exons ATGTCCGGAGGGGGCGTGATTCGCGGCCCAGCCGGCAACAACGACTGCCGCATCTACGTGGGGAACCTGCCCCCCGACATCCGCACCAAGGACATCGAGGACGTCTTCTACAAGTACGGGGCCATCCGCGACATCGACCTCAAGAACCGCCGCGGGGGCCCGCCCTTCGCCTTCGTCGAGTTTGAGGACCCCag GGACGCGGAGGACGCCGTCTACGGGCGGGACGGCTACGATTACGATGGGTATCGCCTCCGCGTGGAGTTCCCTCGGAGCGGCCGGGGCACCGGCagaggcggtggcggcggcggcgggggtggAGCCCCCCGGGGCAGGTACGGCCCCCCGTCCCGGCGCTCGGAGTACAGAGTGATCGTCTCGG GGCTGCCTCCAAGTGGAAGTTGGCAGGATTTAAAGGATCACATGCGTGAAGCAGGTGATGTATGTTATGCTGATGTTTTCCGAGATGGCACTGGTGTCGTGGAGTTTGTACGGAAGGAAGATATGACCTACGCTGTGCGAAAACTGGATAACACTAAATTTAGATCTCATGAG GGAGAAACTGCCTACATCCGTGTTAAAGTTGATGGCCCAAGAAGTCCAAGCTATGGAAGATCTCGGTCACGCAGCCGTAGTCGTAGCAGAAGCCGTAGTCGAAGCAACAGCAGAAGCCGCAGTTATTCCCCAAGAAGAAGCAGAGGATCTCCACGCTACTCTCCCCGCCACAGCAGATCCCGATCTC ACATATCTGAAGAGATGGATTAA